Within the Kribbella aluminosa genome, the region ACCCAAGCAGGTAAGGGATCGCTGAGCTACGATCACCCGCAGTCGGTGGGCGCGGTGGGGTCGACCGGGACCACGGCAGCCAACGCGCTGGCGCGAGACGCCGACCTGGTGATCGGCATCGGCACCCGCTACAGCGACTTCACGTCGGCGTCGCGGACCGCGTTCCAGAACCCGCAGGTCAAGTTCCTGAACATCAACGTGGCGCGTTTCGACAGCACTAAGCATGCCGGCCTCCCGGTGGTGGCCGATGCGCGGGAGGCCCTTGTTTCGTTGGGATCCGCGCTCGGCGAGTGGTCTGTTGACGCCAAGTACACCGCAGCAGCCCAGGAACTCACCAGGAACTGGAACGGAACTGTTGACGCAGTTTTCCGGCCCTCCGCCGAGCGAACCGCGGCCGAAGGACTGCTCACCCAAGGCGAGGTGATCGGCACCGTCAACGAATTGTCGGCGGCGTCTGATGTGGTTGTCTGCGCGGCCGGCTCGATGCCGGGTGACCTCCACAAACTGTGGCGGACGCGCGATCCGAAGGGATACCACGTCGAATATGGCTACTCCTGCATGGGATACGAGATCGCCGGCGGACTCGGGGTCCGGCTCGGCGCCCCGGATCGCGACGTGTTCGTGCTGGTCGGCGACGGGTCCTACCTGATGATGTCCAGCGAACTGGCCACCGCGGTCCAGGAGAACATCAAGATCATCGTGGTCCTCGTGCAGAACCACGGGTTCGCCTCGATCGGCGCGCTCTCGGAGTCGCTCGGCTCGCAGCGCTTCGGTACGGCGTACCGCAAGCGCACCGGCGACGGCCGGCTGGACGGCGACTACCTGCCGGTCGACCTGGCGGCGAACGTGCGCAGTTTCGGGGTGGACGTGATCGACGTGCACAGCCGGACCGACCTGGAGCAGGCGATCCGGACCGCGAAGGCGGCAACCGGGCCGATCGCGATCCACGTCACCACCGATCCGCTGATCGGCGGCCCGGACAGCGACTCCTGGTGGGACGTCCCGGTCAGCGAGGTCTCGGAGCTGCAGACCACGCAGGCCGCCGCGGCGTCGTACGAGGAGAGCAAGAAGGCGCAGCGCCCATACCTCTCGCCGGCAGAGGGAGACAGCTGATGGTCGGCATCGGTACGGCGCCGGACTCGTGGGGAGTCTGGTTCGCCGACGACCCGCAGCAGACGTCGTGGACGCGGTTCCTCGACGAGGTGGTCGCGGCCGGATACACCCGGATCGAGCTCGGTCCGTACGGTTACCTCCCGACCGACCCGGTGCGGTTGAAGGACGAGCTCGACCGGCGCGGCCTGACGATGACCGCGGGGACGACGTTCGAGCAGCTGCATCGTCCGGACGGGTGGGACGCGACCTGGCGCGACATCGCGAAGACGGCCGAGCTGACTGCGGCGATGGGCGCGCAGCACCTGGTCGTGATGCCGTCGATGTGGCGCGGCGACAACGGTGAGATCGTCGAGGAACGCCTCGACCACGAAGGCCAGGCGAAGCACGGACAGGCGGTGACCGAGCTGGGTCGGCGGCTGGCCGAGGAGTTCGGGCTGCAGACGCAGTACCACCCGCACGCGGACGGTCACATCGACACGCAGGACACGGTCGAGCGGTTCCTCGCGGAGACCGACAGCGCCTACGTGAACCTGTGCCTCGACACCGGGCACATCAGCTACTGCGGCGGCGACAACCTCGAGCTGATCCGGAAGTACCCGGACCGGATCGGCTACGTGCACCTCAAACAGGTGGATCCGAAGGTCCTCGCGGAGGTCGAGGCCGAGGGCCTGAGCGTCGACGAGGCGGTACGGCGGGGCGTGTTCCGCGAGCCGCCGTACGGCGCGCCGGAGCTGCCGCCGGTGCTGGAAGCGCTTGCCGGGCTGGACGCCGAGGTGTTCGCGATCGTGGAGCAGGACATGTACCCGTGCGCGCCCGACGTACCGCTGCCGATCGCGCAGCGGACGCTGGCGTATCTCACCGCACACGGAGGTAGCCGATCGATCTGACGGCCGAGGGAGTGTGACACTCTCTGGGTCCCAAGCAAGCCCGGAACACCCGAAAGGCTGGTAGCAAGTCATGGTTCGGTGGCAGAAGAAGGCGGTGGCCGCGGTCGCGGCCGTCGCACTCGCCGCGGCTCTGGCCGCGTGCAGCTCCTCCGGCGGGAAGCAGAAGGAGCAGAGCTCCAGCGGCAGCGGCGGAAACGTCGCCGGCACGCCGCGGATGAAGGTTGCCCTGATCACCCATTCGGGGCCCGGCGACACCTTCTGGGACATCGTCCGGCGCGGCGCCGAGGCGGCCGCGCAGAAGGACAACATCGAGCTGCAGTACTCCGCCGACCCGGACGGCGCGGCCCAGGCGAACCTGGTGCAGACCGCGATCGACTCGAAGGTCGACGGCATCGCGGTCACGCTGAACAAGCCCGACGCGGTGATCCCGAACGTCAAGAAGGCGATCGCGGCGGGTATCCCGGTGACGATCCTGAACGGCGGGCTCGACCGGTGGAAGGCCACCGGCGCACTCGGGTACTT harbors:
- the iolD gene encoding 3D-(3,5/4)-trihydroxycyclohexane-1,2-dione acylhydrolase (decyclizing), encoding MTVRLTVAQALVRFLSVQYSERDGVRQRLIAGSLGIFGHGNVAGVGQALLQSELEDPKALPYILARNEQAMVHTAVAFARTRDRLQTYACTASVGPGSTNMVTGAALATINRLPVLILPSDVFATRVATPVLQELESFGAGDVSVNDAFRPVSKYFDRVWRPEQLPSALMNAMRVLTDPVETGAVTLALPQDVQAEAYDWPHELFAERTWYVARPLPEASIVDKAVDLLRTAQRPLIVAGGGVHYSGAEDALREFAERTGIPVSETQAGKGSLSYDHPQSVGAVGSTGTTAANALARDADLVIGIGTRYSDFTSASRTAFQNPQVKFLNINVARFDSTKHAGLPVVADAREALVSLGSALGEWSVDAKYTAAAQELTRNWNGTVDAVFRPSAERTAAEGLLTQGEVIGTVNELSAASDVVVCAAGSMPGDLHKLWRTRDPKGYHVEYGYSCMGYEIAGGLGVRLGAPDRDVFVLVGDGSYLMMSSELATAVQENIKIIVVLVQNHGFASIGALSESLGSQRFGTAYRKRTGDGRLDGDYLPVDLAANVRSFGVDVIDVHSRTDLEQAIRTAKAATGPIAIHVTTDPLIGGPDSDSWWDVPVSEVSELQTTQAAAASYEESKKAQRPYLSPAEGDS
- a CDS encoding TIM barrel protein, encoding MVGIGTAPDSWGVWFADDPQQTSWTRFLDEVVAAGYTRIELGPYGYLPTDPVRLKDELDRRGLTMTAGTTFEQLHRPDGWDATWRDIAKTAELTAAMGAQHLVVMPSMWRGDNGEIVEERLDHEGQAKHGQAVTELGRRLAEEFGLQTQYHPHADGHIDTQDTVERFLAETDSAYVNLCLDTGHISYCGGDNLELIRKYPDRIGYVHLKQVDPKVLAEVEAEGLSVDEAVRRGVFREPPYGAPELPPVLEALAGLDAEVFAIVEQDMYPCAPDVPLPIAQRTLAYLTAHGGSRSI